The following coding sequences lie in one Xiphias gladius isolate SHS-SW01 ecotype Sanya breed wild chromosome 24, ASM1685928v1, whole genome shotgun sequence genomic window:
- the LOC120786206 gene encoding SH2 domain-containing adapter protein E-like, with amino-acid sequence MAKWFKEFPINLKNGTDRIRSVSESGSQPRANKGGLVASIGTKATGSKTGHRKNSTADSTGGGGGGVGSLLSGRNRKNSAVELSRNSASSPKDGKVWDNLLSGKSRKNSKAEPVFEEQQRPPKSSPPACAYINRLIRVDKQDKSPNFNSGTIGSQVVPDAEKPAQCKTETVIILEDYADPFDAQKTRDQREAERVGENDGYMEPYDAQQMITEIRRRGSKDLLKVCVLMEGSEGNAEEGQAAPLQIYDVPYEGSGDSDKTAVTRPELDPRPSTEYELPWEWKKEHIVKALSAQFDSPERPAKDETPHPTLTRQPQHPPTQPLPQHQHLRQKSWTQKILRSSPPTLSPSSTPGSSPDTEACCVDPSLPLEKQSWYHGCVTRQEAEFQLQSHKEASFLVRNSESDSSKYSIALKTSQGCVHIIVAQTKENGYTLDQSSCVFPSIPEVVHHYCTQRLPFNGAEHMTLLHPVPRIH; translated from the exons ATGGCAAAGTGGTTCAAGGAGTTCCCCATCAATCTGAAGAATGGTACCGACAGGATCCGCTCGGTCTCCGAATCAGGCTCGCAACCGAGAGCCAACAAAGGCGGGCTGGTGGCCAGCATTGGTACCAAAGCAACGGGCTCCAAAACGGGCCATCGCAAAAACTCCACTGCTGACAGCACAGGcgggggaggtggaggagtcGGGTCGCTCCTGTCGGGAAGAAACCGAAAGAACTCCGCCGTGGAGCTGAGTCGAAACAGCGCGAGCTCCCCGAAAGATGGAAAAGTCTGGGACAACCTCCTGTCCGGGAAGAGTCGCAAGAACTCCAAAGCGGAGCCGGTGTTTGAGGAGCAGCAAAGACCCCCGAAGAGCTCTCCGCCTGCCTGCGCCTACATCAACCGGCTGATCAGGGTGGACAAACAGGACAAAAGCCCCAACTTCAACAGCGGTACCATCGGCAGCCAAGTGGTACCGGACGCAGAGAAACCAGCCCAgtgcaaaacagaaaca GTGATCATTCTTGAGGATTATGCAGATCCGTTTGACGCTCAGAAGACCAGAGACcaaagggaggcagagagggtcGGGGAGAACGATGGTTACATGGAGCCTTACGATGCCCAGCAGATGATTACTG AGATCAGACGTCGGGGGTCCAAGGACCTGCTGAAGGTGTGTGTGCTGATGGAGGGGAGTGAGGGGAACGCGGAGGAAGGTCAGGCCGCGCCCCTACAGATCTATGACGTCCCGTATGAGGGAAGTGGTGACAGTGACAAGACGGCGGTCACACGGCCAGAGCTGGACCCTCGTCCCTCCACTGAGTACGAGCTGCCTTGGGAGTGGAAGAAGGAGCATATTGTCAAAGCTCTGTCAG CACAGTTTGACAGCCCTGAACGCCCAGCCAAAGATGAGACACCTCACCCCACACTCACCAGGCAGCCCCAGCATCCACCAACGCAGCCACTGCCTCAGCACCAGCATCTGAGGCAGAAAAGCTGGACCCAGAAGATCCTGCGTTCCTCGCCCCCAACCCTGTCACCTTCCTCCACCCCAGGCAGCAGCCCTGACACTGAGGCCTGCTGTGTGGACCCCTCCCTGCCCCTGGAAAAACAGAG CTGGTACCATGGCTGTGTGACTCGCCAGGAGGCGGAGTTTCAGCTGCAGTCCCACAAAGAGGCCAGCTTCCTGGTCAGGAACAGCGAGTCGGACAGCAGCAAGTACTCCATCGCCCTCAA GACGAGCCAAGGTTGCGTTCATATCATTGTTGCCCAAACCAAAGAAAACGGCTACACCCTGGACCAGAGCAGCTGCGTGTTCCCCAGCATCCCAGAGGTGGTGCACCATTACTGCACTCAGCGTCTGCCTTTCAATGGCGCCGAGCACATGACCCTGCTGCACCCAGTGCCTCGCATCCACTGA
- the pygo2 gene encoding pygopus homolog 2 isoform X2, translating to MKSPEKKKARKSTTQAAGFSHLTEFAPPPTPMVDHLVASNPFDDDFGPPSRPSGAGGPGGAPFLPSPGTGGGGGYGGGGRLGGGMGFMGGPGGPGSGQPGRRPPFGPPSNAGPHHQLGFGGMPGFGAGGGGGSGGGGGGGFPPGAPSQFNMPPNFSPPMHPGPGFNPMLSPGGMGGPGGGGPPHPRFGMPPQQQHGQGGHPFNSPPLPGGGGPRGAPHGPLPPMGGGMGPGMNMMGGMGGGPGGNMVGGLPGMPPQGQFPPSQDGPYPGPSPPGPGNEDGKNFGGGGPPPGPQQQQQQQQQQQLNLNPNGPPPNNTTPGPPPNSGPPQPGGGFPGHPDVQQPNANTPGQPPSAPPQPNPNSSPTGPLNGSGQPQHPPPNQLQPPSNTNTPNSNNSTQQQPQQSTPPNSAPGSTPYNQQNNTPGAGGSMPNTAPSSGQNNMTNNNGGNTPGSNPNPPSNSTSTPNTQSPLPPGPAAPSTGPGSGPGKLGGPGMVFPCGLCMAEVHDDQDAILCEASCQRWFHRDCTGLTEPAYGLLTRESAAVWACDFCIKTKDIQAVFVRQGLGQLVAANES from the exons ATGAAGAGCCCGGAGAAGAAGAAGGCAAGAAAATCAACCACTCAG GCGGCGGGGTTCTCCCACCTTACTGAGTTTGCACCACCTCCTACCCCCATGGTGGACCACCTGGTTGCCTCCAACCCCTTTGACGATGACTTTGGGCCCCCATCCCGACCTAGTGGGGCAGGTGGACCAGGTGGTGCTCCGTTTCTTCCTAGCCCAGGCacaggtggaggaggtgggtaTGGAGGTGGAGGCAGATTGGGCGGAGGCATGGGCTTCATGGGAGGCCCAGGAGGACCAGGCAGTGGCCAGCCTGGACGGAGGCCACCATTCGGCCCTCCATCCAACGCTGGACCTCACCACCAGCTAGGCTTTGGAGGAATGCCTGGCTTTGGAGCTGGTGGTGGGGGCGgcagtgggggaggaggaggtggtggtttCCCCCCTGGTGCCCCTTCTCAGTTCAATATGCCACCAAACTTCAGTCCACCTATGCACCCTGGGCCAGGATTCAATCCCATGTTGTCTCCGGGGGGTATGGGAGGTCCCGGAGGAGGGGGGCCACCCCATCCTCGGTTTGGCATGcctccacagcagcagcatggaCAGGGTGGACACCCATTCAACAGCCCACCATTACCTGGTGGTGGGGGCCCCAGAGGAGCCCCGCATGGCCCCCTTCCTCCCATGGGAGGAGGCATGGGTCCTGGGATGAACATGATGGGTGGCATGGGTGGTGGTCCCGGAGGCAACATGGTGGGAGGGTTGCCAGGTATGCCCCCCCAAGGACAGTTCCCTCCCTCACAGGATGGTCCCTATCCTGGCCCCAGTCCACCAGGGCCAGGCAACGAGGATGGAAAGAACTTTGGTGGAGGAGGGCCACCACCTGggcctcagcagcagcagcaacaacagcagcagcaacagcttaACCTAAATCCCAATGGCCCCCCTCCTAATAATACCACTCCTGGCCCTCCTCCTAACTCTGGCCCACCACAGCCTGGGGGCGGCTTCCCTGGCCACCCTGATGTCCAGCAGCCCAATGCCAATACACCGGGTCAACCTCCCTCAGCACCACCACAGCCTAACCCAAACTCTTCTCCGACTGGTCCCCTGAATGGATCAGGCCAGCCCCAGCATCCACCACCCAATCAGCTACAGCCCCCCAGCAATACAAACACCCCGAACTCTAATAATTCTACCCAGCAGCAGCCGCAACAATCCACTCCACCTAACTCTGCCCCTGGCTCCACGCCTTACAATCAGCAGAACAACACTCCTGGTGCTGGTGGTTCAATGCCAAACACGGCCCCCAGTTCAGGTCAGAACAACATGACCAACAACAATGGAGGCAACACTCCTGGCAGCAACCCCAATCCCCCCTCTAACTCCACCTCAACCCCAAACACCCAGTCTCCCTTGCCCCCTGGCCCTGCTGCCCCCTCAACCGGCCCTGGTTCTGGCCCAGGAAAACTCGGTGGCCCCGGTATGGTCTTCCCCTGCGGCCTCTGTATGGCGGAGGTGCATGACGACCAGGACGCCATCCTGTGCGAGGCATCGTGCCAACGCTGGTTCCACCGTGACTGCACAGGCCTGACAGAGCCAGCGTACGGGCTGCTGACTCGAGAGAGCGCTGCTGTTTGGGCCTGTGACTTCTGCATCAAGACCAAGGATATCCAGGCTGTGTTTGTGCGCCAAGGATTAGGCCAGCTGGTGGCAGCTAATGAGAGTTGA
- the pygo2 gene encoding pygopus homolog 2 isoform X1, which produces MAAESGRLLAGQGKRSKASQMKSPEKKKARKSTTQAAGFSHLTEFAPPPTPMVDHLVASNPFDDDFGPPSRPSGAGGPGGAPFLPSPGTGGGGGYGGGGRLGGGMGFMGGPGGPGSGQPGRRPPFGPPSNAGPHHQLGFGGMPGFGAGGGGGSGGGGGGGFPPGAPSQFNMPPNFSPPMHPGPGFNPMLSPGGMGGPGGGGPPHPRFGMPPQQQHGQGGHPFNSPPLPGGGGPRGAPHGPLPPMGGGMGPGMNMMGGMGGGPGGNMVGGLPGMPPQGQFPPSQDGPYPGPSPPGPGNEDGKNFGGGGPPPGPQQQQQQQQQQQLNLNPNGPPPNNTTPGPPPNSGPPQPGGGFPGHPDVQQPNANTPGQPPSAPPQPNPNSSPTGPLNGSGQPQHPPPNQLQPPSNTNTPNSNNSTQQQPQQSTPPNSAPGSTPYNQQNNTPGAGGSMPNTAPSSGQNNMTNNNGGNTPGSNPNPPSNSTSTPNTQSPLPPGPAAPSTGPGSGPGKLGGPGMVFPCGLCMAEVHDDQDAILCEASCQRWFHRDCTGLTEPAYGLLTRESAAVWACDFCIKTKDIQAVFVRQGLGQLVAANES; this is translated from the exons ATGGCTGCCGAATCGGGGAGACTACTGGCGGGACAAGGAAAACGAAGCAAAG CTTCACAGATGAAGAGCCCGGAGAAGAAGAAGGCAAGAAAATCAACCACTCAG GCGGCGGGGTTCTCCCACCTTACTGAGTTTGCACCACCTCCTACCCCCATGGTGGACCACCTGGTTGCCTCCAACCCCTTTGACGATGACTTTGGGCCCCCATCCCGACCTAGTGGGGCAGGTGGACCAGGTGGTGCTCCGTTTCTTCCTAGCCCAGGCacaggtggaggaggtgggtaTGGAGGTGGAGGCAGATTGGGCGGAGGCATGGGCTTCATGGGAGGCCCAGGAGGACCAGGCAGTGGCCAGCCTGGACGGAGGCCACCATTCGGCCCTCCATCCAACGCTGGACCTCACCACCAGCTAGGCTTTGGAGGAATGCCTGGCTTTGGAGCTGGTGGTGGGGGCGgcagtgggggaggaggaggtggtggtttCCCCCCTGGTGCCCCTTCTCAGTTCAATATGCCACCAAACTTCAGTCCACCTATGCACCCTGGGCCAGGATTCAATCCCATGTTGTCTCCGGGGGGTATGGGAGGTCCCGGAGGAGGGGGGCCACCCCATCCTCGGTTTGGCATGcctccacagcagcagcatggaCAGGGTGGACACCCATTCAACAGCCCACCATTACCTGGTGGTGGGGGCCCCAGAGGAGCCCCGCATGGCCCCCTTCCTCCCATGGGAGGAGGCATGGGTCCTGGGATGAACATGATGGGTGGCATGGGTGGTGGTCCCGGAGGCAACATGGTGGGAGGGTTGCCAGGTATGCCCCCCCAAGGACAGTTCCCTCCCTCACAGGATGGTCCCTATCCTGGCCCCAGTCCACCAGGGCCAGGCAACGAGGATGGAAAGAACTTTGGTGGAGGAGGGCCACCACCTGggcctcagcagcagcagcaacaacagcagcagcaacagcttaACCTAAATCCCAATGGCCCCCCTCCTAATAATACCACTCCTGGCCCTCCTCCTAACTCTGGCCCACCACAGCCTGGGGGCGGCTTCCCTGGCCACCCTGATGTCCAGCAGCCCAATGCCAATACACCGGGTCAACCTCCCTCAGCACCACCACAGCCTAACCCAAACTCTTCTCCGACTGGTCCCCTGAATGGATCAGGCCAGCCCCAGCATCCACCACCCAATCAGCTACAGCCCCCCAGCAATACAAACACCCCGAACTCTAATAATTCTACCCAGCAGCAGCCGCAACAATCCACTCCACCTAACTCTGCCCCTGGCTCCACGCCTTACAATCAGCAGAACAACACTCCTGGTGCTGGTGGTTCAATGCCAAACACGGCCCCCAGTTCAGGTCAGAACAACATGACCAACAACAATGGAGGCAACACTCCTGGCAGCAACCCCAATCCCCCCTCTAACTCCACCTCAACCCCAAACACCCAGTCTCCCTTGCCCCCTGGCCCTGCTGCCCCCTCAACCGGCCCTGGTTCTGGCCCAGGAAAACTCGGTGGCCCCGGTATGGTCTTCCCCTGCGGCCTCTGTATGGCGGAGGTGCATGACGACCAGGACGCCATCCTGTGCGAGGCATCGTGCCAACGCTGGTTCCACCGTGACTGCACAGGCCTGACAGAGCCAGCGTACGGGCTGCTGACTCGAGAGAGCGCTGCTGTTTGGGCCTGTGACTTCTGCATCAAGACCAAGGATATCCAGGCTGTGTTTGTGCGCCAAGGATTAGGCCAGCTGGTGGCAGCTAATGAGAGTTGA
- the s100s gene encoding S100 calcium binding protein S — MPDTIMSKEPSSNLESAMQMLIKTFHKYSGKEGDKYTLSRGELKELLLEELGSYLGSSKDNEAVEKVMNDLDANNDGEVDFTEFIILMGALTVACNDFFLEYKTDDKPKDGSKGESVEKKD, encoded by the exons ATGCCGGACACAAT CATGTCCAAGGAGCCCAGTTCCAATCTGGAGAGTGCCATGCAGATGCTCATAAAGACGTTCCACAAATACTCGGGGAAGGAGGGCGACAAGTACACGCTGAGCAGGGGTGAACTGAAGGAGCTTCTACTAGAGGAGCTGGGGAGTTACTTAGGG AGCTCCAAAGATAATGAAGCAGTTGAGAAGGTGATGAACGACTTGGACGCCAACAATGACGGGGAGGTGGACTTCACTGAGTTCATCATTCTGATGGGCGCCCTCACGGTTGCCTGCAATGACTTCTTCCTGGAGTACAAAACAGACGACAAACCCAAAGACGGAAGCAAAGGCGAGTCGGTGGAGAAGAAAGATTGA
- the s100u gene encoding S100 calcium binding protein U: MEAAIQTMVKVFLKSTKGKESLGKKEFQSLVKSQLSNILSDTDSKEAVNNMGQGLDENQDGKVGFEEYLKLVGYLALSVSEQRSLAKEEPAQNAASGQVAQSSPDKEEEKTGANLEAKEEAKPGANEEAKAEANAEGKVEANADGKVEVKVEVKAEGETQPEAAKEEPTAAAVAAAAEAVTAEAAAAAVEVVVKEEEKVEETEKVEEAAEKLAAAVEEEVEKKKEEATS; encoded by the exons ATGGAGGCTGCCATTCAGACCATGGTGAAGGTCTTCCTGAAGTCGACCAAGGGAAAGGAGAGTCTAGGAAAGAAAGAATTCCAGAGCCTCGTCAAGAGTCAGCTCAGCAACATACTGTCG GACACAGACAGCAAGGAGGCGGTCAACAACATGGGTCAAGGACTGGATGAAAACCAGGATGGCAAAGTTGGCTTTGAGGAGTACCTAAAGCTGGTCGGCTACCTGGCACTCTCGGTCAGCGAGCAGCGTTCCCTCGCCAAAGAGGAGCCTGCCCAAAATGCTGCATCCGGGCAAGTGGCGCAAAGCTCCCCTgacaaagaagaggagaagacaggGGCAAACCTAGAGGCAAAGGAGGAAGCAAAGCCAGGAGCAAATGAAGAGGCGAAGGCAGAAGCAAATGCAGAAGGAAAGGTAGAAGCAAATGCAGATGGAAAGGTAGAAGTAAAGGTAGAAGTAAAAGCAGAAGGAGAGACGCAGCCCGAGGCTGCGAAGGAGGAGCCCACAGCAGCAgcggtggcagcagcagcagaggcagttACAGCAGAAGCGGCAGCGGCGGCAGTAGAAGTGGTggtgaaagaagaggagaaggtggaggaaacagaaaaggtGGAGGAAGCTGCAGAGAAGCTGGCGGCAGCTGTGGAGGAAGAagtggagaagaagaaagaggaggcgACCTCATAG